The following are from one region of the Elgaria multicarinata webbii isolate HBS135686 ecotype San Diego chromosome 13, rElgMul1.1.pri, whole genome shotgun sequence genome:
- the NUMBL gene encoding numb-like protein encodes MNKLRQSLRRKKPAYVPEASRPHQWQADEEAVRKGRCSFPVRYLGHAEVEESRGMHVCEEAVKKLKASGRKSVKSVLWVSADGLRVVDDKTKDLIVDQTIEKVSFCAPDRNFDKAFSYICRDGTTRRWICHCFLALKDSGERLSHAVGCAFAACLERKQKREKECGVTASFDATRTSFAREGSFRLPGPGASTTRPSGARPPQDRKKAEAAAVPAAPPPAPAQPGSASPPQGAMSPEEKAEPGGAHAIPRRHAPLEQLVRQGSFRGFPTLSQKNSPFKRQLSLRLNELPSTLQRKGHTGDAVIELDSTPNGDSDGITALCSQIDASLAQPAGEPPSGAPLNGALAHAAAAMPMEGGSTGPPAWTDASAGVPVTPPFQPGHKRTPSEAERWLEEVAKAAKAQQQVAVAVAMPAPLPSFPLSYDAAPPPVGMFAPTLMQPAFVPLGAAYPPVGPYAALPSVPVVGITPSQMVANVFCSAAQAPATSLGAKASAFPPNLLGASRPKANGTTWPPEQSQPAAPAPRQEPPDPFEAQWAALESKASSGMPSPFSGDRQKTFEIEL; translated from the exons ATGAACAAGCTGCGGCAGAGCCTGAGGCGCAAGAAGCCGGCGTACGTCCCCGAGGCCAGCCGCCCCCACCAATGGCAAGCGGATGAGGAGGCCGTGCGCAAAGGGCGCTGCAGCTTCCCTGTGCGG TACTTGGGCCACGCCGAAGTGGAGGAGTCCCGGGGCATGCATGTTTGTGAAGAAGCTGTGAAGAAGCTGAAAGCc AGTGGCCGCAAATCCGTGAAGTCCGTGCTCTGGGTCTCGGCTGACGGACTGCGTGTTGTGGATGACAAGACCAAG GACCTGATCGTGGACCAGACGATCGAGAAGGTTTCGTTCTGCGCCCCGGATCGCAACTTTGACAAGGCCTTTTCCTACATCTGCCGAGACGGCACCACACGGCGCTGGATCTGCCACTGCTTCCTGGCCCTGAAGGATTCG gGTGAGCGCTTGAGCCACGCTGTGGGCTGCGCCTTCGCCGCCTGCCTGGAGCGCAAGCAGAAGCGGGAGAAGGAGTGTGGCGTGACGGCCTCCTTCGACGCCACCCGCACCAGCTTTGCTCGCGAGGGCTCCTTTCGCCTGCCGGGGCCCGGGGCCTCCACCACACGCCCCTCCGGAGCGCGGCCCCCACAGGACAGAAAGAAAG CGGAAGCGGCAGCGGTGCCCGCGGCCCCTCCCCCGGCCCCGGCCCAGCCCGGCAGCGCTTCCCCGCCCCAGGGGGCCATGTCGCCGGAGGAGAAGGCTGAGCCGGGGGGCGCCCACGCCATCCCACGCCGCCACGCCCCCCTGGAGCAGCTGGTGCGGCAGGGCTCCTTCCGAGGGTTCCCCACCCTGAGCCAGAAGAACTCGcccttcaaaaggcagctctcCTTGCGCCTGAACGAGCTGCCCTCCACCCTGCAGCGCAAGGGCCACACGGGCGACgcag TCATAGAACTCGACTCGACACCCAACGGGGACTCCGACGGCATCACCGCCCTCTGCAGCCAGATCGACGCGTCGCTTGCCCAGCCGGCTGGGGAGCCCCCCAGCGGCGCCCCTCTCAACGGCGCCCTGGCGCATGCAGCCGCCGCGATGCCCATGGAAGGGGGCAGCACAG GCCCCCCCGCCTGGACGGACGCCTCTGCCGGGGTCCCCGTGACGCCCCCCTTCCAGCCCGGGCACAAGCGGACGCCGTCAGAAGCCGAGCGCTGGCTGGAGGAGGTCGCCAAGGCCGCCAAGGCCCAGCAGCAGGTGGCGGTTGCCGTGGCGATGcccgcccccctgccctccttcccCCTGAGCTACGATGCAGCCCCCCCGCCCGTGGGCATGTTTGCCCCCACACTCATGCAGCCCGCCTTTGTGCCGCTGGGCGCAGCCTACCCCCCCGTGGGGCCCTACGCCGCCCTGCCCAGCGTGCCGGTGGTGGGCATCACCCCTTCCCAGATGGTGGCCAACGTCTTCTGCTCCGCCGCCCAGGCGCCCGCCACCTCCCTGGGGGCCAAGGCCAGCGCCTTCCCCCCGAACCTGCTGGGTGCGAGCCGGCCCAAAGCCAACGGGACCACTTGGCCCCCGGAGCAGAGCCAGCCTGcggcccccgccccccgccaggAGCCCCCCGACCCTTTCGAAGCGCAGTGGGCAGCCCTGGAGTCCAAGGCTTCTTCCGGCATGCCCAGCCCCTTCTCCGGCGACCGGCAGAAAACCTTCGAAATCGAACTGTGA